The window GTTGCTTCACAATAGGCATATAGAAGCTTCGCACCATGTCGAATGATACCTGAATGTTCTTGTATGACACCTGGAAAATAGCCAGGAACATCTGTTAATGTGACGATTGGAATACCAAAACTATCGCAGAAACGCACAAATCTTGCTGCTTTATCGGAAGCATTGACATCAAGAGCTCCTGCTAAGAATTGAGGCTGATTAGCAACGATGCCGACTGTTTCATTATGCATCTTGGCTAATCCAACGATTATATTCTGGGCATAATCTTTATGTACCTCTATGAAGCTGTTCACGTCAATGATTTCATGTATAATATCCCGCATGTTGTATGCTTTACTTGATGAATCTGGTATGATATCCGCTAATGTTGTGGATTTCCGGTTAGGGTCATCTTGCATATCTACTGCCATGGGTTCTTCAAGGTAGTTTGCTGGAAGATAAGCAATCAATTGTCTAATGGCTGTTATACACTCCTTTTCATCGGTGTAATGAAAGTGTGCAACACCGCTTTTACTTGCATGCACATAGGCACCACCAAGCTCTTCCTTAGTAATCACTTCACCTGTGACCGTCTTAATAACCTCCGGTCCTGTGATAAACATCTGACTGGTATTATCAACCATGAATACAAAATCCGTAATAGCAGGTGAATAAACAGCACCTCCTGCACATGGCCCCATAATAACCGATATCTGGGGGATAATACCCGATGCTTTTGTATTACGATAAAAAATCTCGCCAAAACCACTTAAGGCATCAATACCTTCCTGCACTCTAGCACCACCTGAATCATTAATACCAATAATTGGTGCACCATTTTGCATGGCCATGTCCATAACTTTACATATCTTCTGTGCATGTACCTCACCGAGAGAACCACCCATAACCGTAAAATCTTGAGCATAGACATAGACTAAGTTGCTATCAATGGTACCATAGCCTGTTACGACACCATCACCAGGTGCTTCTACTTTATCCAGTCCAAAATCCGAAGAACGGTGCTTCATGAAAGCGCCAACTTCAACAAAGCTGTTTGAATCAAGCAGCATCTCAATTCTTTCCCTAGCAGTCATCTTACCAGATGCATGCTGGCGATCAATCCTTGCCTGTCCACCACCTTGAAGCAGCTTATTTTTGCGTGCATACATATCTTGTATGCTCTGATGGATATCAGACATGTTAACACCTCCTGGTAGTCTTTTTTATGCATGTATGTCAAATCAATTAATTGTATTTCCTATATATATTAGCTATTTACTCCGTATGCTTAGATACACTTCCATCAACAAGGGCTTAGATGATAAAGCCCCTTGCTCTATTTATACGGCGTAGATTTCAGAGATTTTAACAGGTCTGCCTTCATCAAGAGACTTTTTAGCAGCCATTGCAATAATAACGGAGTTAAGACCGTCAATGCCTTTTACTGGCGGCTCTGTATCGTTTTCAATTGCTGCAAAGAATTGCTTCATTTCTTCCACAAAGGATCCCATGTAGCGTTCTAAAAAGAAGTACAGTGGTTTATCCGACGCTACATTGTCAGCCGTTCTAATAATCGTATTGGTCTCGGTATCATTTCTCGCTTCAATGGAGCCTTTTGAACCGAACACTTCTACTCTTTGGTCATAACCATAAGCTGCTCTTCTACTGTTATCAATAACAGCCATGGCACCATTTTCAAACTTTATGGTCGTAATAGCTGTATCCACGTCACCCGCTTTTCCAATCTCTGGGTCTACCAGACTATCCCCTATAGCATAGACTTCTGTTGCTTCACAACCTGCTTGGAATCTTGCCATATCAAAATCATGTATAGCCATGTCAAAAAAGATACCACCGGATACTTTTACATAGGCAATTGGTGGAGGCTCAGGATCTCGAGATGTGATTTTAATGATATGAGGTTCTCCAATAACACCGTCTTTTGTTACCTTGTTAATGCGGTCGAAATTATGGTCAAAACGGCGATTGAATCCAACTTGGAATTTCACACCCGCTTTTTCCACTACCTCTAATACGTGATTAATACGGTCTAAATCATAATCAATAGGCTTTTCACAGAAGATATGTTTTCCAGCTTCTGCTGCTTCAATGGAGATCTGTGCATGGGTATCCGTTGACGAACATACAAGTACAGCATCAATCTCTTTATCTTCTAAGATTTTATGGTAATCGGAATACACATCCTCGATACCAAGTCCCTTAGCCCACTCTTTTACACCATCTAATCTTACATCGGATACAGCTTTGATGGTTGCATTTGGAATATGGTATGAAATGCTTTCTGCGTGTACTCTACCAATACGTCCTGCACCAATAATACCTACATTCATTTTTTTCATTTATCATTATCCTCCAATTCTATTCTTGTTGTGTATGCATCTTTTATCATCCATTATAATCCTGTATTTTCTCGAATATAGTCCCTTGCTCTAACAGCATATTCAAAGGGATTTGCAATTGCTGGGTCTTGCTCAGCTTCCACTACCATCCAACCTTCATAATCAGCCTCTTCTAAAATCTTAAAAAGAGGTTTAAAATCAATGAGCCCATCACCAGGAATAGTGAATGCACCTAATTTAACACCTTCTAGGAAACTTAATTTCTCGGCTTTCACTTTGTTCACCACATCAAGGCGAATGTCCTTTAGATGCACATGAGCTACGCGCCCAACATGTTTCCTTAAGACAGCATAAGCTGCCTCAGCATGACCTTCTGAGTAAGCTAAGTGACCTGAATCAAATAATAAGTAAACATCATCATTGGTCATATCCATGAAACGGTCCACTTCTTCTGGCGTTTGAACACCTGTACCCATATGATGATGAAAGGATACCTTCATACCTTTTTCAGCTGCCAATTTTGCTAACTTATTCATACCTTCTGTTACTTTTATCCACTCTTCTTCTGTATAGATTGGTTTTTCTTCAAATACCGGTTTTGTTGTCCCTTGGATACTGTTCCCTTGCTCAGAACAACCAATCATCTTAGCACCCACAGCATGTAAGAAATCACGATGTTTGATGAAATTATCAATTGTCACTTCTTCTGGCTCAGATGTAAATAGCGTTGAAAACCATGCATTACAGATTTGTACACCCCGAATGTCCAAATACTTTTTAAGCACTTTGGGATCTTTTGGATATTTATTACCCACTTCGCTTCCTGCATACCCTGCTAAAGCCATTTCACTGACACATTGCTCAAAGGTGTTTTCCCCACCTAACTCTGGCAAATCATCGTTTGTCCACGCAATTGGAGCAATACCTAATTTTACTTTATGCTTATCAAACATATCTACAACCTTCTCTCCTTAATCATGTACCATTAATAGGGTCTTGCCTTATCTATTTCTGTATTGAGTTTTCTTGTGGCATTGGTAATACTTGCCTTTTCAGCAACTTGTGCATTACCAACACGCCACCATGACTCGTAACCATCTGTCATGGTTTTTGGTAATACTTTAATATCCATAAGGGTGGATACCTTTTGCTTTTTAGCATCAGCTAAAGCTGCAATGAACTCTTCTTCTGTTGTAACGGTATACGTTTTGCAGCCATAACCTGCTGCACACATAGCAAAATCAATGGTGATAAGATTGTCATCCAGCATACCCGTTTCAGGGTTTCTATAACGCATCTCTGTACCAAAGCTACCCATGCCATGACCCATCTGCAAATTATTAATACAACCAAATGTCATGTTATCAAACAACAATACATTGATCTTAACTCTCTCCTGTATGGATGTAACAAGCTCTGAGTGAAGCATCATGTATGAACCATCACCAACCATGGCATACACTTCTTGTTCAGGCTCCGCAAGCTTCACACCAAGTGCAGCATTAATTTCATAGCCCATACACGAATAACCATACTCCATGTGATAGGTGTTGGCTTCTTTTGGACACCATACACGTTGCAAATCACCTGGTAAACTACCAGCTGCCCCTACAAT is drawn from Vallitalea pronyensis and contains these coding sequences:
- the iolE gene encoding myo-inosose-2 dehydratase, whose amino-acid sequence is MFDKHKVKLGIAPIAWTNDDLPELGGENTFEQCVSEMALAGYAGSEVGNKYPKDPKVLKKYLDIRGVQICNAWFSTLFTSEPEEVTIDNFIKHRDFLHAVGAKMIGCSEQGNSIQGTTKPVFEEKPIYTEEEWIKVTEGMNKLAKLAAEKGMKVSFHHHMGTGVQTPEEVDRFMDMTNDDVYLLFDSGHLAYSEGHAEAAYAVLRKHVGRVAHVHLKDIRLDVVNKVKAEKLSFLEGVKLGAFTIPGDGLIDFKPLFKILEEADYEGWMVVEAEQDPAIANPFEYAVRARDYIRENTGL
- the iolG gene encoding inositol 2-dehydrogenase — encoded protein: MKKMNVGIIGAGRIGRVHAESISYHIPNATIKAVSDVRLDGVKEWAKGLGIEDVYSDYHKILEDKEIDAVLVCSSTDTHAQISIEAAEAGKHIFCEKPIDYDLDRINHVLEVVEKAGVKFQVGFNRRFDHNFDRINKVTKDGVIGEPHIIKITSRDPEPPPIAYVKVSGGIFFDMAIHDFDMARFQAGCEATEVYAIGDSLVDPEIGKAGDVDTAITTIKFENGAMAVIDNSRRAAYGYDQRVEVFGSKGSIEARNDTETNTIIRTADNVASDKPLYFFLERYMGSFVEEMKQFFAAIENDTEPPVKGIDGLNSVIIAMAAKKSLDEGRPVKISEIYAV
- a CDS encoding acyl-CoA carboxylase subunit beta, translated to MSDIHQSIQDMYARKNKLLQGGGQARIDRQHASGKMTARERIEMLLDSNSFVEVGAFMKHRSSDFGLDKVEAPGDGVVTGYGTIDSNLVYVYAQDFTVMGGSLGEVHAQKICKVMDMAMQNGAPIIGINDSGGARVQEGIDALSGFGEIFYRNTKASGIIPQISVIMGPCAGGAVYSPAITDFVFMVDNTSQMFITGPEVIKTVTGEVITKEELGGAYVHASKSGVAHFHYTDEKECITAIRQLIAYLPANYLEEPMAVDMQDDPNRKSTTLADIIPDSSSKAYNMRDIIHEIIDVNSFIEVHKDYAQNIIVGLAKMHNETVGIVANQPQFLAGALDVNASDKAARFVRFCDSFGIPIVTLTDVPGYFPGVIQEHSGIIRHGAKLLYAYCEATVPKINIILRKAYGGAYIAMSSKHLGADMVFAWPTAEIAVMGAQGAANIIFRKDIHHADDPAAMRAQKVEEYQENFANPYVAASRGFVDAVIDPMMTRPYIVSSLQALRSKRDDRPRKKHGNIPL